The following are encoded in a window of Primulina eburnea isolate SZY01 chromosome 4, ASM2296580v1, whole genome shotgun sequence genomic DNA:
- the LOC140830586 gene encoding uncharacterized protein isoform X2 encodes MGQITNGRSKKEVKKEEEEEGDEGDEEQEEQDGLSVHSPCKISSSALRKENTEVELELRLLEALEIYPPAKLRGKNLWTTIFFVIHGVHRHFVLYGLTEYMRRSFNRPFTAEDVLKLLDRFYNLEMVKPDDEDTEFLTQEEEFRLPQSYFVKEES; translated from the exons ATGGGGCAAATCACTAATGGCAGATCTAAGAAGGaagtaaagaaagaagaagag gaagagGGAGACGAAGGGGACGAGGAACAGGAAGAACAAGATGGGCTCTCCGTACATTCTCCTTGCAAAATTTCTAGCTCCGCACTTCGCAAG GAGAATACAGAGGTAGAATTGGAGCTGAGATTATTAGAAGCTCTGGAAATCTATCCTCCCGCTAAACTTCGAG GTAAAAATCTCTGgacaacaattttttttgtcATCCACG GTGTGCATAGGCACTTCGTACTTTACGGTCTAACAGAGTATATGCGCCGAAG TTTCAATCGACCCTTTACTGCAGAAGATGTACTTAAGTTGCTTGATCGCTTTTACAACTTGGAAATGGTG AAACCAGATGATGAAGACACCGAGTTTCTGACTCAGGAAGAAGAGTTCCGCTTGCCGCAAAGTTATTTCGTAAAGGAAGAATCATGA
- the LOC140830586 gene encoding uncharacterized protein isoform X1, which yields MGQITNGRSKKEVKKEEEVEVEVEEEEEEEEEGDEGDEEQEEQDGLSVHSPCKISSSALRKENTEVELELRLLEALEIYPPAKLRGKNLWTTIFFVIHGVHRHFVLYGLTEYMRRSFNRPFTAEDVLKLLDRFYNLEMVKPDDEDTEFLTQEEEFRLPQSYFVKEES from the exons ATGGGGCAAATCACTAATGGCAGATCTAAGAAGGaagtaaagaaagaagaagaggTAGAGGTAGAGGTAgaggaagaggaagaagaagaggaagagGGAGACGAAGGGGACGAGGAACAGGAAGAACAAGATGGGCTCTCCGTACATTCTCCTTGCAAAATTTCTAGCTCCGCACTTCGCAAG GAGAATACAGAGGTAGAATTGGAGCTGAGATTATTAGAAGCTCTGGAAATCTATCCTCCCGCTAAACTTCGAG GTAAAAATCTCTGgacaacaattttttttgtcATCCACG GTGTGCATAGGCACTTCGTACTTTACGGTCTAACAGAGTATATGCGCCGAAG TTTCAATCGACCCTTTACTGCAGAAGATGTACTTAAGTTGCTTGATCGCTTTTACAACTTGGAAATGGTG AAACCAGATGATGAAGACACCGAGTTTCTGACTCAGGAAGAAGAGTTCCGCTTGCCGCAAAGTTATTTCGTAAAGGAAGAATCATGA
- the LOC140830586 gene encoding uncharacterized protein isoform X3 produces the protein MGQITNGRSKKEVKKEEEVEVEVEEEEEEEEEGDEGDEEQEEQDGLSVHSPCKISSSALRKENTEVELELRLLEALEIYPPAKLRGVHRHFVLYGLTEYMRRSFNRPFTAEDVLKLLDRFYNLEMVKPDDEDTEFLTQEEEFRLPQSYFVKEES, from the exons ATGGGGCAAATCACTAATGGCAGATCTAAGAAGGaagtaaagaaagaagaagaggTAGAGGTAGAGGTAgaggaagaggaagaagaagaggaagagGGAGACGAAGGGGACGAGGAACAGGAAGAACAAGATGGGCTCTCCGTACATTCTCCTTGCAAAATTTCTAGCTCCGCACTTCGCAAG GAGAATACAGAGGTAGAATTGGAGCTGAGATTATTAGAAGCTCTGGAAATCTATCCTCCCGCTAAACTTCGAG GTGTGCATAGGCACTTCGTACTTTACGGTCTAACAGAGTATATGCGCCGAAG TTTCAATCGACCCTTTACTGCAGAAGATGTACTTAAGTTGCTTGATCGCTTTTACAACTTGGAAATGGTG AAACCAGATGATGAAGACACCGAGTTTCTGACTCAGGAAGAAGAGTTCCGCTTGCCGCAAAGTTATTTCGTAAAGGAAGAATCATGA
- the LOC140830587 gene encoding probable methyltransferase PMT5 — protein MRSSWYSKLSLILGSRPPINWLLLTVVGVFVLIALLGSSSSSTTFDSVTASVRREIYLNYRRVKEQALSDYLELKYLGPNHVKDVDFCGKDKENYVPCYNVSANLLAGFNGGEEFDRHCEISRDQQQCLVRPPKDYKIPLTWPSGRDVIWSGNVKLTKDQFLSSGSMTKRLMLLEENQISFHSDDEVIVDGVKDYSHMIAEMIGLGSDSEFHEAGVHNVLDVGCGFGSLDAHLLSLKLMAVCIAAYESSGSQVQLALERGLPAIISSFISKQLPFPSLSYDMVHCTQCGIIWDDKDGMFLIEVDRVLKPGGYFVLTSPTSRHQGSAVGSKKGSYITPLEEFTQKLCWNLLAEQEETFIWQKTSDTQCYTSRKQDSIPLCNGDDDQSYYRPLAQCISGTTSKHWIPIKKRFSGSLSSAELEVHRIIPEDFSENLEFWRSTLRNYWSLLSPLIFSDHPKRPGDEDPMPPYNMVRNVMDMSAHYGGFNAALVEARKSAWVMNVVPIGEPNTLPLIFDQGFTGVFHNWCEPFPTYPRTYDMLHANGLFSHLASERCSVVDLIFEMDRILRPEGWVIISDKIGPIESARILVTQLSWEARVIDLQNGSDQRLLVCQKPFLRK, from the exons ATGAGAAGCTCTTGGTACAGCAAACTATCTTTGATTTTAGGCTCTAGACCGCCTATCAACTGGTTGCTTTTGACGGTAGTTGGTGTCTTTGTTTTGATTGCACTATTGGGatcttcttcttcctctacTACTTTTGACTCGGTGACTGCCTCTGTGAGACGAGaaatttatttgaattataGAAGAGTGAAAGAACAAGCATTGAGCGACTATTTGGAATTAAAATATCTAGGACCTAACCATGTAAAGGATGTTGATTTTTGTGGCAAGGATAAAGAGAATTATGTGCCTTGCTACAATGTCTCTGCTAATTTACTAGCTGGTTTTAACGGTGGGGAGGAGTTTGACCGTCACTGTGAAATATCTCGCGATCAACAACAGTGTCTGGTTCGCCCCCCGAAGGATTATAAGATTCCCTTGACTTGGCCAAGTGGTAGGGATGTTATATGGAGCGGGAATGTGAAGCTGACGAAGGACCAATTCCTCTCATCTGGAAGCATGACAAAAAG GCTGATGTTGCTGGAAGAGAATCAGATTTCTTTTCACTCTGATGATGAGGTGATTGTCGATGGTGTCAAAGATTATTCTCACATGATTGCTGAGATGATAGGATTGGGGAGTGATAGTGAATTTCATGAAGCTGGT GTGCACAATGTACTAGATGTTGGCTGTGGGTTTGGTAGCTTGGACGCTCATTTACTCTCACTTAAGTTAATGGCTGTTTGCATCGCAGCATATGAATCATCTGGTAGCCAAGTTCAGCTAGCTCTTGAGAGAGGTCTCCCAGCAATCATCAGCAGCTTTATCTCAAAACAACTACCATTTCCATCCTTGTCATATGACATGGTCCACTGTACTCAGTGTGGAATTATCTGGGATGACAAAG ATGGGATGTTTCTGATTGAAGTTGACAGAGTACTCAAACCTGGAGGTTACTTTGTTTTAACATCGCCcacaagcaggcatcaaggaagTGCTGTTGGCTCAAAGAAAGGAAGTTATATAACTCCTTTGGAAGAATTCACCCAGAAACTTTGTTGGAATCTTTTGGCAGAGCAAGAGGAGACTTTCATCTGGCAGAAAACTTCAGATACTCAATGCTACACTTCTAG GAAGCAGGACAGCATTCCTCTTTGTAATGGAGATGATGACCAATCATATTACAGACCACTTGCGCAGTGTATAAGTGGTACTACCAGCAAGCATTGGATCCCAATTAAGAAGAGATTTTCTGGATCTCTGAGCTCTGCTGAACTTGAAGTTCACA GAattattcctgaagatttctctgAGAATTTGGAGTTCTGGAGATCTACCTTAAGAAATTATTGGTCATTGCTTTCCCCCTTGATTTTCTCTGACCATCCAAAGAGGCCTGGTGATGAAGATCCAATGCCTCCTTACAATATGGTTAGGAACGTGATGGACATGAGTGCTCATTATGGAGGCTTCAATGCTGCCCTAGTGGAAGCCAGGAAGTCTGCGTGGGTGATGAATGTTGTGCCCATAGGCGAACCTAATACACTTCCTTTGATTTTTGATCAAGGTTTTACCGGTGTCTTCCATAACTG GTGTGAACCTTTCCCTACCTACCCCAGAACATATGACATGCTTCACGCCAATGGACTCTTTTCCCACCTTGCTTCAGAAAGGTGCAGTGTGGTTGATTTAATTTTCGAGATGGACCGTATTCTCCGGCCTGAG GGATGGGTTATTATTTCTGATAAGATTGGTCCTATAGAGAGTGCACGTATTCTTGTTACCCAACTCAGTTGGGAAGCTCGGGTGATTGATCTTCAAAACGGCAGTGACCAAAGGTTACTAGTATGCCAGAAACCATTTCTGAGAAAATGA
- the LOC140829686 gene encoding uncharacterized protein, giving the protein MWRSLSRSITGFGPKRNSAELVRACHDFSDDETASTMSTDEGLECPICWESFNIVENVPYVLWCGHTICKNCVLGLRWAALKFSTQQIQIPLFVSCPWCNLLTFRLVYKSSLKFPSKNFFLLWMVESRNGDRVKSPSSISRDRQQVWSPRCTSIIGNYSSSFAHRRMHRLGRSSSSSNSNRNNDSLPPVRPQISFHKSLDFFIHITTKLPLVILLVIILFALPTSAAMLMLYLVITIFFALPAFSVLYFAYPALDWLGREIRS; this is encoded by the coding sequence ATGTGGAGATCTTTATCACGTTCCATCACAGGGTTTGGACCCAAGAGAAACAGCGCTGAGTTAGTTAGAGCTTGTCATGATTTTTCTGATGATGAGACGGCTTCTACGATGAGCACTGACGAAGGACTGGAATGCCCCATATGCTGGGAATCTTTCAACATTGTCGAGAATGTACCCTACGTTTTGTGGTGTGGCCACACAATCTGCAAGAATTGTGTCCTTGGTCTTCGATGGGCTGCTCTGAAATTTTCCACTCAACAGATCCAGATTCCGCTATTCGTTTCTTGTCCTTGGTGCAATTTGTTGACATTTCGTTTGGTTTACAAGAGTAGTCTAAAATTTCCTAGcaagaatttctttcttctcTGGATGGTTGAGAGCAGAAATGGTGACAGGGTAAAGTCTCCTTCCTCCATCAGCAGAGACCGTCAACAAGTTTGGTCTCCAAGGTGCACGTCAATAATTGGGAACTACTCTTCGAGCTTTGCCCATAGGAGGATGCATCGACTTGGTCGTTCAAGTTCTAGCAGCAACAGCAACCGCAACAACGATAGCCTACCACCCGTGAGGCCCCAGATATCCTTTCACAAATCCCTGGACTTTTTCATCCACATCACAACTAAGCTTCCATTGGTTATCTTACTTGTGATAATCCTATTTGCACTACCTACTAGTGCCGCCATGCTAATGTTATACCTGGTGATCACGATATTCTTTGCACTCCCGGCATTCTCGGTGCTGTATTTTGCATATCCTGCTTTGGATTGGCTCGGACGAGAGATTAGATCGTGA
- the LOC140830594 gene encoding uncharacterized protein → MDFFSSLAKSDESKPSDPDQHQKPSNFDLFNSAKLVAEAAQAQLGNEPEKYDKGKVAAAAADLLGGASDYGKLDETKGVGKYVDQAEDYLRQYGTSHCTTTATTTTTVAGSGEEKTTTVAASTTVTTEPVKHYTESDAGSHIKKAEGFLNKPSGKGETGGSADFMNLAGDFLNKPSSGGGEEGGASGFMKLAGDFIKK, encoded by the coding sequence ATGGATTTCTTCTCCAGCTTAGCGAAATCCGATGAATCCAAGCCCAGCGACCCCGATCAGCACCAGAAACCATCCAACTTCGACCTCTTCAACAGCGCCAAGCTGGTAGCGGAGGCGGCGCAAGCCCAGTTAGGCAATGAACCTGAGAAGTACGACAAGGGAAAGgtcgccgccgccgccgcagATCTACTTGGAGGTGCATCGGATTACGGGAAGCTGGATGAGACCAAAGGGGTTGGGAAGTACGTTGACCAGGCTGAGGATTACCTCCGCCAGTACGGCACTTCACACTGCACCACCACGGCTACAACCACTACCACCGTCGCTGGTTCCGGAGAAGAGAAGACCACTACAGTCGCCGCATCCACTACTGTCACCACTGAACCTGTGAAGCACTATACGGAGAGCGACGCGGGGAGCCACATCAAGAAAGCGGAAGGTTTCTTGAACAAGCCTTCTGGCAAAGGAGAAACCGGAGGATCTGCGGACTTCATGAATTTGGCTGGAGATTTCTTGAACAAGCCCTCTAGCGGCGGCGGCGAGGAAGGCGGCGCTTCGGGGTTCATGAAGCTGGCCGGAGATTTCATTAAGAAATAA